In Sinorhizobium numidicum, the following proteins share a genomic window:
- a CDS encoding ABC transporter ATP-binding protein yields MSQVRLEQVTKSFGSITVIPPLDLSIADREFVVLVGPSGCGKTTTLRMIAGLETASSGTIRIGERDVTELRPGLRNCSMVFQNYALYPHMTVAENIGYGMKVRGTPKSDIERSVAEAARILNLGAYLNRKPNALSGGQRQRVAIGRAIVRQPDVFLFDEPLSNLDAKLRIEMRTEIKLLHRRLQTTAVYVTHDQVEAMTMADRVVVMNQGRVEQAADPITLYEAPANLFVAAFIGAPSMNFIDGILERGEGGLWFRAPGNVTLPLPDERAKKLGAYLGQAVILGIRPEHTMATETNLPRISMQVRDVEPLGPHTLAIGKVGPAPFTAQVHAGAPISPDDVIDVPIDMARMHLFLKGTGEAVGR; encoded by the coding sequence ATGTCCCAGGTCCGCTTGGAACAAGTTACAAAATCCTTCGGCAGCATCACCGTCATTCCGCCCCTTGACCTTTCGATTGCCGACCGGGAGTTCGTCGTTCTCGTCGGTCCATCGGGCTGCGGCAAGACGACGACGCTCAGAATGATTGCCGGCCTGGAGACAGCTTCCTCGGGGACGATCCGGATCGGCGAACGCGATGTGACCGAACTGAGACCGGGCTTGCGCAACTGCTCGATGGTGTTCCAGAACTACGCGCTTTATCCCCATATGACCGTGGCCGAAAACATCGGCTATGGCATGAAGGTGCGCGGCACACCCAAGAGCGACATCGAGAGGTCGGTTGCCGAAGCCGCCCGCATTCTGAACCTGGGCGCCTACCTCAACCGCAAGCCCAACGCGCTTTCCGGCGGCCAGCGCCAGCGCGTCGCCATCGGCCGCGCGATCGTGCGCCAGCCGGACGTCTTTCTCTTTGACGAACCGCTATCGAATCTCGACGCGAAACTCCGGATCGAAATGCGCACCGAAATCAAGCTTTTGCACCGGCGTCTTCAGACGACGGCGGTCTATGTGACGCATGATCAGGTCGAGGCGATGACCATGGCCGACCGCGTTGTGGTGATGAACCAGGGCCGTGTCGAACAGGCTGCCGATCCAATCACTCTCTACGAAGCGCCCGCCAATCTCTTCGTCGCGGCCTTCATTGGCGCCCCGAGCATGAATTTCATCGATGGTATCCTCGAGCGTGGTGAGGGTGGGCTCTGGTTCCGTGCGCCCGGCAATGTCACGCTGCCGCTGCCGGACGAAAGGGCGAAGAAACTCGGCGCCTACCTAGGCCAGGCAGTCATACTCGGTATTCGGCCCGAGCATACGATGGCGACGGAGACGAACCTGCCAAGGATCAGCATGCAGGTGCGAGACGTCGAGCCGCTCGGCCCTCATACGCTCGCAATCGGCAAGGTAGGCCCGGCGCCATTCACTGCCCAGGTGCATGCAGGGGCACCCATTTCGCCGGACGACGTTATCGATGTGCCGATCGATATGGCGCGGATGCATCTGTTCCTGAAGGGCACGGGCGAAGCTGTCGGCCGTTGA
- a CDS encoding carbohydrate ABC transporter permease has protein sequence MTRNDPIKHFFIWPALIIVLLISIFPLIYSLTTSFMSMRLVPPTPARFVGFGNYADLLQNPRFWHVATTTTLIAFISVGLQYVIGLSVAIALNSRVPGEGIFRVGFLLPMLVAPVAVALVARQILNPTMGPLNEFMSLIGFPNLPFLTRTSWALGSIIVVEVWQWTPFVILMLLAGLQTLPDDVYEAAALENATPWQQFRDITFPMLLPISVAVVFIRLIESYKIMDTVFVMTGGGPGISTETLTLFAYQEGFKKFNLGYTSALSFLFLIFITVIGLVYLAILKPYLEKHK, from the coding sequence GTGACACGCAATGACCCGATCAAGCACTTCTTCATCTGGCCGGCATTGATCATCGTTCTTCTGATTTCGATCTTTCCGCTGATCTATTCGCTCACGACGAGCTTCATGAGCATGCGGCTCGTCCCACCGACCCCGGCACGCTTCGTCGGCTTTGGCAATTATGCCGATCTGCTGCAGAACCCGCGGTTCTGGCATGTCGCGACCACGACGACGTTGATCGCCTTCATTTCCGTCGGGCTGCAATATGTCATCGGACTCTCCGTCGCCATTGCCCTCAATTCACGCGTGCCGGGCGAGGGGATTTTCCGCGTCGGTTTCCTGCTGCCTATGCTCGTTGCGCCGGTCGCCGTGGCGCTGGTCGCCCGCCAGATTCTCAATCCGACCATGGGGCCGTTGAACGAGTTCATGAGCCTTATCGGCTTTCCGAACCTTCCGTTTCTCACGAGGACCAGCTGGGCGCTGGGCTCGATCATCGTCGTCGAGGTCTGGCAATGGACGCCGTTCGTGATCCTGATGCTGCTCGCCGGCCTCCAGACCTTGCCGGACGATGTCTACGAGGCGGCCGCCCTTGAAAACGCAACTCCATGGCAGCAATTCCGCGACATCACCTTTCCGATGCTGCTGCCGATCTCGGTGGCCGTCGTCTTCATCCGCCTGATCGAAAGCTACAAGATCATGGATACAGTCTTTGTGATGACCGGAGGAGGGCCGGGTATCTCGACCGAGACGCTGACCCTGTTCGCCTATCAGGAGGGCTTCAAGAAGTTCAATCTCGGCTACACTTCGGCGCTGTCATTCCTCTTCCTGATTTTCATCACGGTTATTGGGCTCGTCTACCTCGCCATCCTCAAGCCCTATTTGGAGAAGCACAAATGA
- a CDS encoding RbsD/FucU family protein has protein sequence MLKNIDPALNADVLHALRSMGHADTLVISDTNFPSDAIARQTRLGKLLHIDNVSAARAVKAILSVMPLDTPLQPSAGRMEIMGAPDEIPAVQREVQAEIDRAEGKPTPMYGIERFAFYEEAKKAYCVITTGETRFYGCFLFTKGVIPPESA, from the coding sequence ATGCTCAAGAATATCGACCCCGCCCTGAACGCGGACGTACTGCACGCGCTTCGATCTATGGGGCATGCCGACACGCTGGTGATCTCCGACACCAACTTCCCTTCGGACGCGATCGCTCGGCAGACGCGACTGGGCAAATTGCTGCACATCGACAACGTCTCGGCCGCGCGTGCCGTGAAGGCGATCCTTTCGGTGATGCCGCTCGACACGCCCCTTCAGCCCTCGGCCGGCCGTATGGAAATCATGGGGGCGCCTGACGAGATTCCGGCCGTCCAACGCGAAGTCCAGGCGGAGATCGATCGCGCCGAAGGCAAGCCGACACCCATGTACGGTATCGAGCGCTTTGCCTTCTACGAAGAGGCCAAGAAGGCCTATTGCGTCATCACCACGGGTGAAACGCGTTTCTATGGCTGCTTCCTTTTTACTAAGGGGGTCATTCCGCCGGAATCGGCCTGA
- the rbsK gene encoding ribokinase, producing MKTGVSILGIFVADTAYLAPRMPLIGETITGSGFSVGPGGKGSNQAVAAARAGSQVSFISRLGRDTFGEMALKTYAEAGVTPKIVEMDDLPTGAAFIYVNDQNGENAIIVYPGAAGSIDVGDVEAARETIENSRVFVTQLEQPAEAAESALQIARAAGVTTVFNPAPAEPFPESIYPLCDYIVPNETEAAAIVGFALPTLEDARRGGDVLLKKGVKTALITLGERGVLYHTDGQSALVPAIASGPVVDTTGAGDAFVGGFSAALARGLAPVEAVRFGCATAGISVTRRGTAPAMPKLAEIEALLDKGAAA from the coding sequence ATGAAGACGGGTGTTTCGATCCTTGGGATCTTCGTGGCCGACACGGCCTATCTGGCGCCGCGCATGCCGCTGATCGGCGAAACGATCACTGGCAGCGGATTTTCCGTCGGCCCGGGCGGCAAAGGATCGAACCAGGCGGTGGCGGCGGCACGCGCCGGCAGCCAGGTTTCGTTCATCTCCAGGCTTGGACGCGATACGTTCGGCGAGATGGCGCTCAAGACCTATGCCGAGGCGGGCGTGACGCCCAAGATCGTTGAAATGGACGATTTGCCGACGGGCGCCGCCTTCATCTACGTAAACGACCAGAACGGCGAGAATGCTATCATCGTCTATCCAGGTGCCGCCGGCTCGATCGATGTGGGCGACGTGGAGGCGGCACGCGAGACGATCGAGAACTCGCGCGTCTTCGTAACCCAGCTCGAGCAGCCGGCAGAGGCCGCAGAAAGCGCGCTGCAAATCGCGCGTGCCGCCGGTGTCACGACGGTGTTCAACCCTGCGCCCGCGGAGCCCTTCCCGGAGAGCATCTATCCGCTATGCGACTATATCGTTCCGAACGAAACGGAAGCGGCAGCAATTGTCGGCTTTGCCTTGCCAACGCTTGAAGACGCGCGTCGCGGCGGTGACGTGCTCTTGAAGAAAGGTGTCAAGACGGCGCTCATCACGCTTGGCGAGCGCGGCGTGCTCTACCACACCGATGGCCAATCGGCTCTGGTGCCCGCTATTGCAAGCGGGCCGGTGGTCGACACGACTGGGGCCGGCGATGCCTTCGTCGGCGGATTTTCGGCCGCTCTGGCGCGGGGGCTGGCGCCCGTCGAGGCGGTACGCTTCGGTTGCGCCACCGCCGGCATATCTGTCACACGCCGCGGAACGGCGCCGGCTATGCCAAAGCTTGCCGAGATCGAGGCTCTTCTCGACAAGGGGGCGGCAGCGTGA
- a CDS encoding aldehyde dehydrogenase family protein yields MSVARFFDEMSYGPAPEADTEARAWLARHNGEFGHFINGAFVPSTSGKTFNSYEPATGALLAKIALGGREDVNAAVVAARKAQGAWAKLAGHARARHLYALARMIQRHARLIAVIEAIDNGKPIRETRDIDIPLAARHFYHYAGWAQLQETEFADQVPVGVVGQVIPWNFPFLMLAWKVAPALALGNTVVLKPAEFTPLTALLFAELAGAAGLPPGVLNVVTGEGETGALIVEHDDIDKIAFTGSTEVGRLIREKTAGTGKSLTLELGGKSPFIIFDDADIDGAVEGVVDAIWFNQGQVCCAGSRLLVQEGVAPLLHERLKRRMETLRVGHPLDKAIDMAAIVAPVQLQRIESLVVQGVTEGAALHQPKIELPKGGSFYPPTLLTNVQPTSIVATEEIFGPVAVSMTFRTPEEAIQLANHSRYGLAASVWSETIGLALHIAEKLAAGVVWVNATNLFDAAAGFGGKRESGFGREGGREGCYEYLKPKAWLGRKARTEPVQPVTKSVAGDFAMPVLDRTAKLFIGGKQARPDGNYSRPILSAKGKAIGEVGEGNRKDIRNAVVAARGASAWSSATAHNRAQILYYLAENLSGRVTEFAERIAAMTGASAANARAEVDASIARLFTYGAWADKYEGVVHQPPLRGVALAMPEPQGVVGVICPPEAPLLGFVSLVAPLIAVGNRVVAVPSEPHPLAATDFYSVIETSDVPGGVINIVTGSTMELAKTLASHNDVDALWAFGTAELSTLVEKLSAGNLKRTFVDYGKALDWMDRSAAEGQPFLRRAVDVKNIWIPYGE; encoded by the coding sequence ATGAGCGTCGCCAGATTTTTTGACGAAATGTCTTATGGTCCCGCACCCGAAGCCGATACCGAGGCGCGCGCCTGGCTTGCGCGTCACAATGGCGAGTTCGGCCACTTCATCAATGGTGCCTTCGTCCCTTCCACCTCGGGAAAGACGTTCAATAGCTACGAACCGGCCACCGGCGCGCTGCTCGCAAAAATCGCGCTGGGCGGTCGCGAGGACGTGAACGCTGCGGTTGTCGCGGCACGTAAGGCGCAGGGCGCGTGGGCGAAGCTCGCCGGTCATGCCCGTGCGCGCCATCTCTACGCACTTGCCCGCATGATACAACGCCATGCCCGCCTGATCGCGGTGATCGAAGCGATCGACAACGGCAAGCCGATCCGCGAAACGCGCGACATCGATATTCCCCTTGCCGCCCGCCATTTCTACCATTACGCCGGTTGGGCGCAGCTTCAGGAAACGGAATTTGCCGATCAGGTGCCGGTCGGCGTTGTCGGGCAGGTCATTCCCTGGAACTTCCCCTTCCTGATGCTTGCGTGGAAGGTCGCGCCGGCGCTCGCTCTTGGCAACACGGTCGTTCTGAAACCGGCGGAGTTCACTCCGCTCACCGCCCTTCTCTTTGCCGAACTTGCTGGTGCGGCCGGACTGCCGCCGGGCGTCCTGAATGTGGTCACAGGCGAGGGGGAGACCGGTGCGCTGATCGTCGAGCATGACGACATCGACAAGATCGCCTTCACCGGCTCGACGGAGGTCGGCCGCCTGATCCGCGAAAAGACCGCCGGCACGGGGAAATCGCTGACGCTGGAGCTCGGCGGCAAGTCGCCCTTCATTATCTTCGATGATGCCGATATCGATGGGGCCGTCGAAGGTGTGGTAGACGCCATCTGGTTCAATCAGGGGCAGGTCTGCTGCGCCGGATCGCGTCTGCTCGTGCAGGAGGGTGTTGCACCACTCCTTCATGAGCGGTTGAAGCGGCGAATGGAAACCCTGCGCGTCGGTCACCCGCTCGACAAGGCGATCGACATGGCCGCAATCGTCGCGCCGGTACAGTTGCAACGGATCGAAAGCCTCGTCGTGCAAGGCGTCACCGAGGGTGCCGCGCTGCACCAGCCGAAGATCGAGTTGCCGAAGGGCGGCAGCTTTTATCCGCCGACACTGCTCACCAATGTCCAGCCGACATCCATCGTCGCCACGGAAGAAATCTTCGGGCCGGTGGCGGTTTCCATGACCTTCCGCACGCCGGAAGAGGCCATTCAACTGGCCAACCATTCGCGCTATGGCCTTGCCGCAAGCGTCTGGAGCGAAACCATCGGGCTGGCCCTGCACATTGCCGAAAAGCTTGCCGCCGGCGTCGTCTGGGTCAACGCCACCAATCTCTTCGACGCGGCGGCCGGCTTTGGAGGCAAGCGTGAATCCGGCTTCGGCCGCGAAGGTGGGCGCGAGGGTTGCTATGAATATCTGAAGCCCAAGGCCTGGCTCGGCCGCAAGGCCCGTACCGAGCCGGTTCAGCCGGTCACGAAATCGGTGGCGGGCGATTTCGCGATGCCGGTGCTGGACCGCACAGCCAAGCTTTTCATCGGCGGTAAACAGGCACGGCCGGATGGAAACTACTCGCGGCCCATTCTGTCGGCGAAAGGCAAGGCCATCGGCGAAGTCGGGGAGGGCAACCGCAAGGACATCCGAAACGCCGTCGTCGCCGCGCGAGGCGCATCGGCCTGGTCTTCGGCAACAGCGCACAATCGTGCGCAGATTCTTTATTACCTCGCAGAAAACCTCAGCGGCCGCGTGACCGAATTCGCTGAACGCATCGCGGCAATGACCGGCGCCTCGGCGGCGAATGCGAGGGCCGAAGTCGATGCGTCGATCGCGCGTCTTTTCACCTATGGCGCCTGGGCGGACAAATATGAGGGCGTCGTACACCAGCCGCCGTTGCGCGGGGTCGCCTTGGCGATGCCGGAGCCGCAAGGCGTCGTCGGCGTCATCTGCCCGCCCGAAGCACCGCTGCTCGGCTTCGTCAGCCTCGTCGCGCCGCTGATTGCCGTCGGCAATCGCGTGGTCGCCGTTCCGAGCGAACCGCATCCGCTCGCCGCAACCGATTTCTATTCCGTCATCGAAACATCGGACGTGCCGGGCGGCGTCATCAATATCGTTACCGGATCGACAATGGAACTGGCGAAGACGCTTGCCTCTCACAACGACGTGGATGCGCTCTGGGCCTTCGGTACAGCGGAACTCTCGACGCTGGTCGAGAAGCTCTCGGCTGGCAACCTTAAGCGCACCTTCGTCGACTACGGCAAGGCACTCGACTGGATGGATCGTTCCGCGGCCGAGGGTCAGCCGTTCCTGCGCCGGGCGGTCGACGTCAAGAACATCTGGATTCCCTACGGTGAGTAA
- a CDS encoding extracellular solute-binding protein has translation MRKLLLASTAAWLLAAGGATTAFACDPDYSGVELTATTQTGPYIASALQLAAKGWEEKTCGKVKVVEFPWSELYPKIVTSLTSGEDAFDVIAFAPAWAPDFTDFLSEMPADMQKGAAWEDIAPVYREQLMVWNGKVLSQTMDGDAHTYTYRIDLFENADNQKAFKEKYGYDLAPAKTWKQYLDIAEFFNQPANNLWGTAEAFRRGGQQFWFLFSHVAGYTSHPDNPGGMFFDPDTMDAQVNNPGWVKGLEEYIRASKLAPPNALNFSFGEVNAAFAGGQVAESIGWGDTGVIAADSKQSKVAGNVGSASLPGSDEIWNYKTKKWDKFDQVVQTSFMAFGGWQAAVPSSSTKQEAAWNYIQYLTSPEVSGQAAITGGTGVNPYRISHTTNLDLWSKIFTEREAKEYLGAQKEAVTAKNVALDMRLPGYFSYTEVLEIELSKALAGEVTPQEALDSVAEQWNKLTDEFGRDKQLAAYRSSMGLPTK, from the coding sequence ATGAGAAAGCTGCTACTCGCATCGACTGCCGCCTGGCTCTTGGCCGCTGGCGGCGCCACAACGGCCTTTGCCTGCGATCCGGACTATTCAGGCGTCGAACTGACGGCTACGACGCAGACCGGGCCCTATATCGCCTCGGCGCTTCAGCTTGCAGCCAAGGGTTGGGAGGAAAAGACCTGCGGCAAGGTGAAGGTCGTCGAATTTCCGTGGTCGGAGCTTTACCCCAAGATCGTCACCTCGCTGACCTCCGGCGAGGACGCCTTTGACGTGATTGCCTTCGCCCCTGCCTGGGCGCCGGACTTCACCGATTTCCTGTCGGAAATGCCGGCCGACATGCAGAAGGGTGCCGCTTGGGAGGATATCGCACCGGTCTACCGCGAGCAATTGATGGTCTGGAACGGCAAGGTGCTGTCGCAGACCATGGACGGCGACGCCCATACCTACACCTATCGCATCGATCTCTTCGAGAACGCGGACAATCAGAAAGCCTTCAAGGAAAAATACGGCTACGACCTCGCGCCGGCAAAGACCTGGAAGCAATATCTGGACATTGCCGAATTCTTCAATCAGCCGGCGAACAACCTCTGGGGCACGGCGGAAGCCTTCCGACGCGGCGGCCAGCAATTCTGGTTCCTGTTCAGCCACGTCGCCGGCTACACCAGCCATCCGGACAATCCGGGCGGCATGTTCTTCGACCCGGACACGATGGATGCTCAAGTCAACAACCCGGGCTGGGTGAAGGGGCTCGAGGAATACATCCGCGCGTCGAAGCTCGCGCCCCCGAACGCGTTGAACTTCTCCTTCGGGGAGGTCAACGCCGCCTTCGCCGGCGGACAGGTAGCCGAATCGATCGGCTGGGGCGACACCGGCGTTATCGCGGCCGATTCCAAACAGTCGAAGGTTGCCGGTAACGTCGGCTCGGCGTCGCTGCCGGGCTCGGACGAGATCTGGAATTACAAGACCAAGAAGTGGGACAAGTTCGATCAGGTCGTGCAGACCTCGTTCATGGCCTTCGGCGGCTGGCAGGCGGCGGTGCCGAGCTCTTCCACCAAGCAGGAAGCGGCCTGGAACTACATCCAGTATCTGACGAGTCCAGAGGTTTCCGGTCAGGCCGCTATCACCGGCGGTACGGGCGTCAACCCATATCGCATTTCGCACACGACCAATCTCGATCTCTGGTCGAAGATCTTTACCGAGCGTGAGGCAAAGGAATATCTTGGAGCCCAGAAGGAGGCGGTCACCGCGAAGAATGTCGCACTCGACATGCGTCTTCCGGGCTACTTCTCCTATACGGAAGTGCTTGAAATCGAGCTGTCCAAGGCACTGGCGGGTGAAGTCACGCCGCAAGAGGCGCTCGATAGCGTTGCCGAACAATGGAACAAGCTGACGGATGAGTTCGGCCGCGACAAGCAACTCGCCGCCTATCGCTCATCCATGGGTCTGCCGACGAAGTAA
- a CDS encoding ABC transporter permease, with the protein MSSQIKQTLVMIRANLSSLPRRFSISLSMVLSVALVVCVLSGFLSMAKGFEKALTGAGSPSVAVILGGGTNQEAGSDVPSDAIRLLKATAEDIGVVRDAAGNLVSSREMVVPVDVKQPKPGAERTLALRGMDPSGPTLRDSVALAAGRLFSASSREIVVGARIAQEFRGFGIGERVRLGAVDWTVVGHFSASGSAFESEIWGDLETVQSAFDRQGQTQALRLRLTNPAALKTLRDALGSFPAMPLVAVSEADLYASQSERTSSLIRLFGWPIALLMATGAAAGALNTMMTSVSDRTVEIATVRALGFSRLSTFLATWVEAMLLSATGAAVGIIASWLAFNGWQASTIGANDAQLAFQLAVTGDVMLAAGLMGLSIGIIGGALPAIAATRLPLTSALRARG; encoded by the coding sequence ATGTCTTCGCAAATCAAACAGACGCTCGTGATGATCCGGGCCAACCTGTCGAGCTTACCGCGCCGTTTCTCCATTTCGCTGTCAATGGTTCTGTCGGTCGCCCTGGTCGTTTGCGTCCTGAGCGGTTTTCTCTCCATGGCAAAGGGTTTCGAAAAGGCGCTGACCGGCGCCGGCTCACCTTCAGTCGCCGTGATCCTCGGCGGTGGTACAAACCAGGAGGCTGGTTCGGATGTGCCGTCCGATGCGATCCGGCTCCTCAAGGCGACCGCGGAAGATATTGGCGTCGTGCGCGATGCGGCCGGAAATTTGGTCTCGTCCCGTGAAATGGTCGTACCCGTTGACGTGAAGCAACCGAAGCCTGGCGCCGAGCGGACGCTGGCGCTGCGCGGCATGGATCCTTCCGGTCCTACGCTGCGTGACAGCGTGGCACTGGCCGCGGGGCGCCTTTTCTCGGCGAGCTCGCGCGAAATCGTCGTCGGAGCCCGTATTGCGCAGGAGTTTCGCGGCTTCGGCATTGGCGAGCGGGTGCGTCTCGGCGCGGTCGACTGGACCGTGGTTGGGCACTTTTCCGCCAGTGGCAGTGCGTTCGAATCCGAAATATGGGGTGACCTCGAAACCGTACAGTCCGCCTTCGACCGGCAAGGCCAGACGCAGGCTCTGCGTCTCCGTCTGACCAATCCCGCAGCGCTGAAGACATTGCGGGATGCGCTTGGCTCCTTCCCGGCCATGCCGCTCGTCGCCGTTTCGGAAGCCGATCTCTATGCGTCGCAGTCGGAGCGCACCAGCAGCCTCATTCGACTTTTCGGCTGGCCGATCGCGCTGCTGATGGCGACCGGCGCCGCCGCCGGCGCACTCAACACGATGATGACCTCCGTTTCCGACAGGACGGTCGAGATCGCGACGGTGCGTGCCTTGGGCTTCAGCCGTCTCTCGACATTTCTGGCGACATGGGTCGAGGCGATGCTGCTCTCCGCAACGGGCGCCGCCGTCGGCATCATCGCGTCATGGCTGGCCTTCAATGGCTGGCAGGCGAGCACCATAGGGGCAAACGATGCCCAATTGGCGTTCCAACTAGCGGTGACCGGCGACGTGATGCTGGCAGCTGGTCTCATGGGCCTGTCGATCGGGATCATTGGCGGGGCGCTTCCCGCCATCGCAGCGACACGGCTTCCGTTGACATCAGCGCTAAGAGCGCGGGGGTAA
- a CDS encoding OsmC family protein has product MAGLKVRARETGATAVVGRTGVPHVKSVTGGELDIITSPSQPGFGPLDLLYASLASCLVLSARIAASRFGVLDRLAEVSAKVTGEKAHDEPSRIVRFNVDFVIKGDFDDTVRHAIAEAAENEICTVSNTLRGSPEFLSHVSH; this is encoded by the coding sequence ATGGCCGGGTTGAAGGTGAGGGCGAGGGAGACCGGGGCTACCGCCGTCGTCGGACGGACAGGCGTTCCGCACGTGAAATCGGTTACGGGCGGCGAACTCGACATCATCACCAGCCCATCGCAGCCAGGATTCGGACCGCTCGATCTTCTCTATGCTTCGCTCGCCAGTTGTCTGGTGCTCAGCGCGCGCATTGCGGCGAGCCGCTTCGGCGTGCTCGACCGGCTTGCGGAAGTCTCAGCCAAGGTTACCGGCGAGAAAGCCCATGACGAGCCCTCCCGCATCGTGCGCTTCAACGTCGACTTCGTCATCAAGGGCGATTTCGATGACACGGTGCGGCACGCCATCGCCGAGGCCGCGGAAAATGAGATCTGCACTGTCAGCAACACGCTCCGCGGCAGTCCCGAATTCCTGAGCCACGTCTCCCACTAG
- a CDS encoding carbohydrate ABC transporter permease, with amino-acid sequence MSVRTLKGNRRWLALGGCLLWLAFTLFPLYWVAITSFKTPLAVVGGPTYLPFGDFEPSLTAWNELVSGQRGQFYNTFIASLIVSLSAAVLATGIGAMAAYALVRFTFRFRLLSALIFVVIAFGGFLLGRNVLGFGQGISLIYAFIAALALAVISSRFRLPGPELGNNDIVFWFVSQRMFPPIVAAFALYLMYTEVGKLGFKLVDSYIGLTFAYIAFSLPIVVWLMRDFFEALPVEVEEAAMVDNVPTWRIFFGIVLPMSKPGLIATFMITLAFVWNEFLFALFLTSSKWQTLPILVAGQNSQRGDEWWSISAAALVAIIPMVVMAGLLSRLMRSGLLLGAIK; translated from the coding sequence ATGAGCGTGCGCACCCTCAAGGGAAATCGCCGCTGGCTGGCGCTTGGCGGATGTCTTCTCTGGCTGGCCTTCACCTTGTTTCCGCTCTACTGGGTGGCGATCACCTCGTTCAAAACGCCGCTTGCTGTCGTCGGTGGTCCGACCTACTTGCCATTCGGCGATTTCGAGCCGAGCCTGACGGCTTGGAATGAGCTGGTATCCGGTCAGCGCGGGCAATTCTACAATACCTTTATTGCATCACTGATCGTCAGTCTGTCGGCAGCGGTGCTCGCCACCGGCATCGGTGCCATGGCAGCCTATGCGCTCGTTCGCTTCACATTCCGTTTCCGGCTTCTGTCGGCGCTGATCTTCGTCGTCATCGCCTTTGGAGGCTTTCTGTTGGGGCGCAACGTGCTCGGGTTCGGCCAGGGAATTTCTCTGATCTATGCCTTCATCGCGGCGCTCGCGCTTGCGGTCATCTCAAGCCGCTTCCGTCTGCCGGGACCTGAGCTTGGCAACAACGACATCGTATTCTGGTTCGTCAGCCAGCGCATGTTCCCGCCGATCGTCGCCGCTTTCGCGCTCTATCTCATGTACACGGAAGTGGGAAAGCTCGGCTTCAAACTCGTCGACAGCTATATCGGGCTGACCTTTGCTTATATCGCCTTCTCGCTGCCGATCGTCGTATGGCTGATGCGGGACTTCTTCGAGGCCCTGCCGGTCGAGGTGGAGGAGGCGGCAATGGTGGATAACGTGCCGACGTGGCGGATCTTCTTCGGCATCGTCCTACCGATGTCGAAGCCCGGTCTCATCGCCACCTTCATGATCACGCTCGCCTTCGTGTGGAACGAGTTCCTCTTCGCGCTCTTTCTGACCAGCTCGAAATGGCAGACGCTGCCGATCCTCGTCGCCGGTCAGAACAGCCAGCGCGGCGATGAATGGTGGTCGATTTCCGCCGCCGCTTTGGTCGCAATCATCCCGATGGTTGTGATGGCAGGACTCTTGAGCAGGCTGATGCGGTCGGGCCTGCTTCTCGGAGCGATCAAATGA